TTCTACTTGTGCCCGTAAAGGGAGTTGTATTGATAGAGCCAGCAGTTATTACTGTCCATGAAAACGAGCCTAACTCTCTATATCTAATCATATAATGTGAAGGCAAAATATTGGGTTGCTGCCAATTAAACCTTGCCCTATTATGAATAATATTATCAACATACAATCCATCTACAATTAGATCGCATGCATTTGGTTCATAATACTCGCACGATCCATCATCTAGCTGAGCATTGATATCAAAATTTGTAGCTACCGAATCAGTACAGCCTGATACAAGTTCAACACAGAATTCAAAGCTAATATTTGAACCAAAGTTAGCTTGTGACATACTCACAATAGGATTGTTATTATTTAAAATATAGAAATCACCATCTGAATTACAAGATGAATATGAACCGCCACTTAAACCATCTCCATAGCTATCATTAATGCTAAATGTATAACACCCCTGTGTAAGACATAAATTGTATTCATATAAGGTATTGTCCTCATAAGAATTAGTTGGAGAAGATTGTATTATATCACCATTTTTTATAAGCTCCCAAGAAGTTTCTTCACCCCAGCAATCAGTTAAAATATTTATGCTATAATCTATGCAGCTGTATTGACATGAACTATCCTCAGCGGTAGCCAATGGGTTGAAGTTATTAGCTAGTGAATCAGTACAACCAGCTAAATAGGGAGTACATAAATTATTATTTAATAATCCACTACGACTATTGTTTAATGCTGCAATCATTCTGTTTTTTTGACCAGTAGTAAACATATGAAGACAATTGTCATAACTATAGTCCATATAATTCATAAACATATCTCCATCAGGCCCATTATTACAACTAACTGATGGAAAAGTTTGACAACCACCATTAGCAGACTCTTGGGTTGGAGTGTCATCAACCAGGTCATCACCACAATAACTATCTCCCCAAATATGTCGTAAATTTAACCAATGACCAACTTCATGAGTTAAAGTTCTTCCTAAATTATAAGGATATAGAGCCGTGCCAATTGATCCAAAATATTCGTAATCTACCACTACGCCGTCAGAAGAAGCTGGTCCTCCAGGAAATTGAGCGAAGCCTAAAGTGTTTCCAGATAAATCACAGACCCAAATATTGAGATAACTTTCAGAATCCC
This region of Flavobacteriales bacterium genomic DNA includes:
- a CDS encoding M43 family zinc metalloprotease; its protein translation is DSESYLNIWVCDLSGNTLGFAQFPGGPASSDGVVVDYEYFGSIGTALYPYNLGRTLTHEVGHWLNLRHIWGDSYCGDDLVDDTPTQESANGGCQTFPSVSCNNGPDGDMFMNYMDYSYDNCLHMFTTGQKNRMIAALNNSRSGLLNNNLCTPYLAGCTDSLANNFNPLATAEDSSCQYSCIDYSINILTDCWGEETSWELIKNGDIIQSSPTNSYEDNTLYEYNLCLTQGCYTFSINDSYGDGLSGGSYSSCNSDGDFYILNNNNPIVSMSQANFGSNISFEFCVELVSGCTDSVATNFDINAQLDDGSCEYYEPNACDLIVDGLYVDNIIHNRARFNWQQPNILPSHYMIRYRELGSFSWTVITAGSINTTPFTGTSRNRYFLEPNTTYEWSIRSRLLNVNGSIDCQSLWSENSQFTTLESCPNLIDLSVETETNWVTFVAQAPSNEWGVWQSKAKINEIGTNSYRYVIGDNDGNINTIKGNFTADTDYQWHTKAWCTGNVDENGNSDLQYHSSWGEFSTFSTQSSCDKLPINLNTSSNLLQTNITMNWDSPVSGNPDHYFIELKNLSTNQIWQWNNIPGNANSKTKYNLDNGPYIWKIRASCGTNGTTWATPFSDIVFYNLGASRISKSFHFEIYPNPSRGLFYLDFISDDSIEIKVFNSMGKNIKTITALNKTVIDLSNYAKGIYNVLIKSDDKIFNKQIVLQ